The following are encoded together in the Diabrotica undecimpunctata isolate CICGRU chromosome 7, icDiaUnde3, whole genome shotgun sequence genome:
- the LOC140446509 gene encoding uncharacterized protein, with product MPLGHKKALLELFNSIWIKKIPFPPMWKEYIVVPIKKLGKQNGNADSYRPIALSSCIFKTMERMIKNRIHTQIHLATFLDITSAYDNVQINILEEKLINIGLPTSFANFIKSAYSSRSVSLKINKEVSESRICRSGLPQGSILSPILYSLYTMDIENVISRKSKIIQYADDVVIYTSNKSEDKCIENINTEFIEIQKCLDNMEVSISESKTNICIFSRNRNNYQRPLTIGKYKLRISNSVKYLGLHLDRKLLWKDCIHQIIKKTSNSINILRAFWRGKWGADPNTALLFYKTMVRSIMDYGSQLYGTAADTHLNKIEIQQNKCLRVCLGYLKSTPINIMQAEAVEPPLKLRRQLLSRKFVIKTISKKTSYLNSIQSLTVQVLTHRYWHFKKTPLIVETFSEILDITDILYSNQLPPVLIYSPEQIFSREIRTYYFESQEVASFNQTKFNETKNKYWPNYDSIFTDGSKSKEYTSCAFYHVEENTDKKFILPKEASIYTAELTAIVQAMKYILGSNHDKFIICTDSKSAVDKLKKVNINRSVNHIEANILYLHNETHIKNKVVIYLWVKGHAGTTGNEIVDTLAKTAPTSGEELNLKLPPSDLFLNQRNKINEMWQNLHNASTTGTNFCKHQQRIPRKPWFHKIPNRYFVATINRVRANQALTPYYKHKMKITDDPLCSCGCQCVMTDDRRQEDMKLE from the exons ATGCCCTTAGGCCATAAGAAAGCCCTGTTAGAATTGTTCAATTCGATTTGGATAAAAAAGATTCCTTTTCCACCAATGTGGAAAGAATACATCGTAGTACCTATCAAAAAACTTGGAAAACAGAACGGAAATGCAGATTCATATAGACCCATAGCTTTATCATCGTGTATATTTAAAACCATGGAAAGAATGATAAAGAACAG gattcacacacaaatacatttgGCTACATTTTTGGATATCActtcagcatatgataatgttcAAATAAATATACTAGAAGAGAAACTTATCAATATTGGTCTACCAACCTCCTTTGCCAACTTCATAAAATCAGCTTACTCTAGTCGATCAGTTTCCTTAAAGATAAATAAAGAAGTTTCGGAATCAAGAATATGTAGATCTGGATTACCACAAGGTAGTATCTTGAGCCCAATCCTCTACAGCCTGTACACAATGGACATAGAAAATGTTATATCACGTAAGTCCAAAATTATTCAATACGCCGATGATGTTGTTATTTACACCAGTAACAAATCAGAGGACAAATGTATAGAAAATATCAACACTGAATTTATAGAAATCCAAAAATGCCTAGACAACATGGAAGTTTCCATATCCGAGTCCAAAACCAATATATGCATTTTCTCTAGAAATAGAAACAACTATCAAAGACCATtaacaataggaaaatataaacTCCGTATTAGCAACTCTGTAAAATATCTTGGCCTACATCTAGATAGAAAACTATTATGGAAGGACTGTATCCACCAAATCATCAAAAAAACAagtaattctataaatattttaagagcgTTTTGGAGGGGAAAGTGGGGAGCAGATCCAAATACGGCTTTACTTTTCTACAAAACAATGGTACGATCAATAATGGATTATGGAAGTCAACTCTATGGAACAGCAGCAGATACACATCTAAATAAAATCgagatacaacaaaataaatgctTAAGAGTTTGCCTGGGATATCTTAAGTCAACACCCATAAATATTATGCAAGCTGAAGCTGTGGAACCTCCTCTTAAACTAAGAAGACAACTATTGAGCAGAAAATTTGTGAtaaaaaccatttccaaaaaaactTCTTACCTCAATAGTATACAATCACTAACAGTTCAAGTTTTGACCCATAGATACTGGCACTTCAAGAAAACCCCCCTCATAGTAGAAACTTTCTCAGAAATACTTGATATTACAGATATACTTTATTCCAACCAACTCCCCCCGGTTCTAATTTACTCGCCAGAACAAATTTTTTCACGGGAAATTAGAACCTACTATTTTGAAAGTCAAGAAGTAGCAAGTTTCAATCAAACAAAGTTtaacgaaacaaaaaacaaatactgGCCAAACTATGATTCTATATTCACTGATGGATCAAAGTCAAAAGAATATACCAGCTGTGCCTTTTACCATGTGGAAGAAAATACTGACAAAAAATTTATTCTACCAAAGGAAGCTTCCATATACACTGCAGAATTAACAGCAATTGTGCAAGCTATGAAATACATACTCGGCTCTAACCACGACAAATTCATAATATGTACGGACAGCAAAAGTGCAGtagataaacttaaaaaagtaaacaTAAATAGATCAGTTAATCATATTGAAGCAAATATCCTGTATTTACATAATGAGACCCACATCAAGAATAAAGTCGTCATATATCTATGGGTAAAGGGACACGCAGGGACAAcaggtaatgaaatagtagataccTTAGCAAAAACAGCCccaacatcaggagaagaactaaATCTTAAACTACCCCCGTCCGACCTATtcttaaaccaaagaaacaaaataaatgagaTGTGGCAAAACCTACACAACGCTTCAACAACCGGAACAAACTTTTGTAAACACCAGCAAAGAATTCCCAGAAAACCATGGTTTCACAAAATACCAAACAGATACTTTGTCGCCACAATAAATCGAGTACGTGCTAATCAAGCACTAACACCTTATTATAAGcacaaaatgaaaattacagaCGATCCATTGTGTAGTTGTG GTTGTCAATGTGTAATGACAGATGACAGACGACAAGAAGACATGAAGTTGGAATAA